One stretch of Coriobacteriia bacterium DNA includes these proteins:
- a CDS encoding DUF190 domain-containing protein, giving the protein MTRSLAGASKRLAAYVGEDETYEDRPLYQALVEQARIQGCAGATALRGMVGFGAASRDVAKHGLRMSTDCPVMVVVIDDVPRIAALAEVWSAMIPSGIITLEDVSVVFYAGEPESGGSQG; this is encoded by the coding sequence ATGACCAGGAGTCTTGCAGGGGCGTCCAAGCGGCTTGCCGCCTACGTCGGAGAAGACGAGACCTACGAGGACCGTCCGCTCTATCAAGCGCTCGTCGAGCAGGCGCGAATCCAGGGCTGCGCAGGTGCGACCGCTTTGCGCGGCATGGTGGGTTTCGGTGCCGCGAGTCGCGATGTGGCCAAACACGGTCTTCGCATGTCGACCGACTGCCCGGTCATGGTCGTCGTCATCGACGATGTGCCGCGCATCGCTGCGCTGGCGGAGGTGTGGTCGGCCATGATTCCCAGCGGCATCATCACTCTTGAGGACGTGAGCGTGGTCTTTTATGCGGGCGAACCTGAGTCAGGCGGCTCGCAGGGATGA
- the coaBC gene encoding bifunctional phosphopantothenoylcysteine decarboxylase/phosphopantothenate--cysteine ligase CoaBC, whose translation MTQRTTTPTVVVGVTGCIAAYKACELVRELMRAGCRVKVVMTENATRFVGPTTFRALTGEPVGVSLWDEPAARVHHTSLAEEADVFAVVPATANVMAKFAMGRADDLLTTVALATEAPLVVAPAMNVHMWRNPVTQANVEALRARGVVVIEPESGELACGDVGEGRLAALSVITEAILAEAHRARDIRGVRVLVTAGPTREAIDPVRFIGNASSGKTGFAIAEEAARRGADVVLVSGPTVLPDPFNVSTVRVTTALEMAAAVDDAFESCDVVVASAAISDFRPAVRSSVKQHKDEAPLVVELERNPDILAALGVRKEGRLLVGFAAETGDPVASARGKLAAKSLDLVVANDVSDPVMGFASDHNRVWLVDASGSEELPVMSKRALARALWDRIAPSAREASERRKGVGE comes from the coding sequence ATGACCCAAAGAACCACAACACCCACCGTTGTAGTCGGCGTCACCGGCTGCATCGCTGCGTACAAAGCATGCGAGTTGGTGCGAGAACTCATGCGCGCCGGCTGTCGGGTGAAGGTCGTCATGACCGAGAACGCGACGCGCTTCGTCGGCCCGACGACGTTTCGCGCACTCACCGGAGAGCCGGTTGGGGTCTCGCTGTGGGACGAGCCCGCGGCGCGGGTGCACCACACCTCGCTCGCCGAGGAGGCGGACGTGTTCGCCGTCGTCCCCGCTACCGCAAACGTGATGGCGAAGTTCGCCATGGGGCGCGCCGACGATCTGCTCACGACCGTTGCGCTGGCTACGGAGGCGCCGCTTGTGGTGGCGCCGGCGATGAACGTGCACATGTGGCGCAACCCGGTGACGCAGGCCAATGTCGAGGCGCTCCGCGCGCGCGGCGTCGTCGTGATCGAGCCGGAGAGCGGCGAGCTTGCCTGTGGCGACGTGGGGGAGGGCAGGCTGGCGGCGCTATCGGTGATCACCGAGGCGATTCTGGCCGAGGCGCATCGCGCGCGGGATATTCGAGGCGTGCGCGTGCTTGTGACCGCCGGCCCCACTCGCGAGGCCATCGACCCCGTGCGCTTCATCGGCAACGCATCCAGCGGCAAGACCGGCTTCGCCATCGCCGAAGAGGCAGCACGGCGCGGGGCCGATGTCGTGCTGGTGAGCGGCCCGACCGTGCTGCCCGATCCCTTCAACGTCTCGACCGTCCGGGTCACCACGGCGCTCGAGATGGCTGCCGCGGTCGACGACGCCTTCGAATCGTGCGATGTGGTCGTGGCGAGTGCCGCGATCTCGGACTTTCGCCCCGCCGTGCGCTCGAGCGTGAAGCAGCACAAAGATGAAGCGCCCCTCGTCGTCGAACTCGAGCGAAATCCGGACATACTCGCCGCTCTCGGTGTTCGCAAGGAAGGGCGATTGCTGGTGGGCTTTGCGGCTGAGACGGGAGACCCCGTGGCGAGCGCGCGCGGCAAGCTCGCTGCCAAGTCGCTCGATCTCGTGGTCGCCAACGACGTGTCCGACCCGGTGATGGGGTTTGCCAGTGACCACAACCGGGTCTGGCTCGTAGACGCATCCGGTTCTGAAGAGTTGCCTGTCATGTCGAAGCGGGCGCTTGCGCGCGCGCTGTGGGATCGTATCGCGCCGTCCGCCCGAGAGGCGAGCGAGCGCCGGAAAGGAGTTGGCGAATGA
- a CDS encoding 2-oxoacid:acceptor oxidoreductase subunit alpha encodes MSQTAPYGREVRIRIGGPAGFGIKAAGQSLARVFAQAGYRTFDLTEYPSLIKGGHNTYHLRVSADPITSHVMATDILVALDRPTARLHIRELTPGGALIYDPKDFEPDADADLGGRDDVCLVPVPLTRIVDDAGGIKIMRNVAALGATLGHMGMALDGLESSIRAQFAHKAPEIAAQNIAIAQAGLEHAQGAPCAFPFALPAAEQAGDLVLADGNEAFGLGALAAGVGFYAAYPMTPASSLLHFMAKHGDAAGVVVKHTEDEIAAMNMVLGSAFGGTRSMCATAGGGFSLMVEAFGFAGVSETACVVGLFTRPGPATGLPTWTEQSDLRFALHASQGEFPRVVLAPGDHAEAFEYTWRAFNLADELQTPVILLGDSYLSDNRATSERFDVEAVEIRRGKLVAEGDVQDHPDALAGDGRYARYKVTEDGVSVRALPGVEGAIQVVNSYEHDEFGYGAQAEEASIRVAQNEKRLRKLDLAASMVPPPNRFGPDDAEISLVFFGSTKMPALQALQWLHAEGHAVNAIQVTTLWPFPAIEVCRFLCDAKINLIIEGNATGQLEGLIREQCLHAVHHRLRRYDGRPFSPELIYATVKQLLGEPVELNAAGALVAKEDFN; translated from the coding sequence ATGTCCCAAACAGCGCCCTACGGGCGCGAGGTGCGCATCCGCATCGGAGGACCCGCCGGGTTCGGCATCAAGGCGGCGGGCCAGTCGCTGGCACGTGTGTTCGCACAGGCCGGCTACCGCACCTTCGATCTCACTGAGTACCCGTCGCTTATCAAGGGCGGGCACAACACCTACCACCTGCGCGTGAGCGCCGACCCCATCACGAGCCACGTGATGGCCACCGATATCCTGGTGGCGCTTGACCGCCCCACTGCCCGGCTCCACATCCGCGAACTCACCCCGGGTGGTGCCCTCATCTACGACCCGAAGGACTTCGAACCGGATGCGGATGCCGACCTAGGCGGTCGCGACGACGTGTGTCTCGTGCCGGTTCCGCTCACCCGAATCGTTGATGACGCCGGCGGCATCAAGATCATGCGCAACGTCGCCGCGCTAGGTGCGACCCTGGGACACATGGGCATGGCACTCGACGGGCTCGAGTCCTCTATCCGAGCGCAGTTCGCGCACAAAGCACCCGAGATCGCCGCGCAGAACATCGCCATCGCCCAGGCAGGACTCGAGCACGCCCAGGGTGCCCCCTGTGCTTTCCCGTTCGCCCTTCCCGCTGCCGAGCAGGCAGGCGACTTGGTGCTCGCCGATGGAAACGAAGCCTTCGGTCTCGGAGCGCTCGCAGCCGGCGTGGGCTTCTACGCCGCGTATCCGATGACTCCCGCCTCGTCGCTACTCCACTTCATGGCTAAGCACGGCGACGCAGCCGGTGTGGTCGTCAAGCATACCGAGGACGAGATCGCTGCGATGAACATGGTTCTTGGCAGCGCGTTCGGCGGCACGCGTTCGATGTGCGCTACCGCGGGCGGCGGCTTCTCTCTGATGGTCGAAGCGTTCGGTTTCGCCGGAGTCAGTGAGACCGCCTGCGTCGTCGGCCTGTTCACCCGACCCGGACCTGCGACCGGTCTGCCCACGTGGACCGAGCAAAGCGACCTGCGCTTCGCCCTGCACGCTTCTCAGGGCGAGTTCCCGAGGGTCGTGCTGGCTCCGGGCGACCACGCTGAGGCGTTCGAGTACACCTGGCGCGCTTTCAATCTGGCTGACGAACTGCAGACTCCCGTGATCCTGCTCGGCGACTCATACCTGTCGGATAACCGCGCGACCAGCGAGCGTTTTGACGTGGAGGCCGTCGAGATCCGTCGTGGCAAGCTCGTGGCCGAGGGCGACGTCCAGGACCACCCCGATGCGCTCGCCGGCGACGGCCGCTACGCGCGCTACAAGGTCACCGAGGATGGTGTGAGCGTGCGTGCGCTCCCGGGCGTGGAGGGCGCGATCCAGGTCGTCAACTCCTACGAGCACGACGAGTTCGGCTACGGCGCTCAAGCCGAGGAGGCCTCCATCCGCGTCGCCCAGAACGAGAAGCGCCTGCGCAAGCTGGACCTTGCGGCGTCGATGGTCCCGCCTCCGAATCGATTCGGCCCCGACGACGCCGAGATCTCGCTCGTCTTCTTCGGCTCCACGAAGATGCCGGCGCTCCAGGCGCTGCAATGGCTTCATGCCGAGGGACACGCGGTGAACGCCATTCAGGTCACCACCCTGTGGCCGTTCCCCGCGATCGAGGTCTGCCGCTTCCTGTGTGATGCGAAGATCAACCTCATCATCGAGGGCAACGCCACCGGGCAGCTCGAGGGCCTTATCCGTGAGCAGTGTCTCCATGCCGTGCATCACCGACTACGTCGCTACGACGGCCGCCCGTTCTCGCCGGAGCTCATCTACGCCACCGTGAAGCAGCTGCTTGGCGAACCGGTCGAGCTCAACGCCGCCGGTGCGCTCGTTGCGAAGGAGGACTTCAACTGA
- a CDS encoding thiamine pyrophosphate-dependent enzyme: protein MPEAKAFTNTNKPTWCPGCGNHGMFLALQRALAELGWEKREFAMFWGIGCHGNGADFYDVQGFHALHGRSLPPASAYALTRPDQHVVVEMGDGDGYGLGLGHFVHACRRNVALTVIAHNNQIYGLTTGQASPTSDHLMPTVSTPQGVLEEPVNPIGIALAEGATFIARGFAGDIAHLTSLYIEALTHDGFALVDVFQPCVTWNKINTFAWFRERVYKLEESDWDATDRVKAFDLSLTAFHELTCAPDTCKMPIGVYFRETGKPTYGQSTPASAEPGWRRALHPRDVSGIMAKL, encoded by the coding sequence ATGCCTGAAGCCAAGGCGTTCACCAACACGAACAAGCCGACCTGGTGCCCGGGCTGCGGCAATCACGGGATGTTTCTCGCGCTCCAACGTGCCCTGGCCGAGCTGGGTTGGGAGAAACGGGAGTTCGCGATGTTCTGGGGCATCGGATGCCACGGCAACGGCGCCGACTTCTACGATGTGCAGGGGTTTCACGCCCTCCACGGCCGCTCACTGCCGCCTGCATCCGCGTACGCCCTCACCCGCCCCGACCAACACGTCGTCGTCGAGATGGGCGACGGTGACGGTTACGGCTTGGGCCTCGGGCACTTCGTTCACGCGTGTCGGCGCAACGTCGCGCTCACGGTCATCGCGCACAACAACCAGATCTACGGGCTCACCACGGGTCAAGCGTCGCCGACGAGCGACCACCTCATGCCGACCGTCTCAACCCCCCAAGGCGTGTTGGAAGAACCGGTGAACCCCATCGGCATCGCACTGGCAGAAGGTGCGACTTTCATCGCCCGCGGCTTCGCCGGTGACATCGCGCACCTGACATCGCTCTACATCGAAGCCCTGACGCACGACGGCTTCGCCCTTGTGGACGTGTTCCAGCCCTGTGTGACCTGGAACAAGATCAACACCTTCGCGTGGTTCAGGGAGCGCGTCTACAAGCTCGAGGAGTCGGATTGGGACGCGACTGACAGGGTGAAGGCCTTCGACCTGTCGCTGACCGCGTTTCATGAACTCACGTGCGCTCCCGACACCTGCAAAATGCCCATCGGGGTCTACTTCCGCGAAACGGGAAAACCCACCTACGGCCAGAGCACGCCCGCATCGGCCGAGCCCGGCTGGAGGCGCGCACTGCACCCGCGCGACGTCTCAGGCATCATGGCGAAGTTGTAG